A single window of Leishmania panamensis strain MHOM/PA/94/PSC-1 chromosome 35 sequence DNA harbors:
- a CDS encoding hypothetical protein (TriTrypDB/GeneDB-style sysID: LpmP.35.5660), which produces MQSALEELLRYRAALTVQEELERLCKAHLPISPFSDARGLLPGAIFEGHQSLAATTLHPSDSRHREYVQQTREWVHPVLDVRRQADVVEVAQSVATTTTTAATRLRLVAMQYVQGDILGVVKPAELADVATAATCVQSPRSVSVKYLRLATPEPFYHDALLPALEAIEPHHASKNLLDLWLSKLCGAANKMSTSFNQKRKTAWQLTDEATYIFYAARKQLAERIVTVRMHSSQDGGARPWELKVHLQSRDERLLAVLGSAVLATDGDGSAETAVVIDLMGKTVDSSEWVCLREWLRLSAPSHGKAPFSHEGSDVEWTALSDVALCLRIPVSVAVVLRLHARYVARYAATKPSASDNFLHALARLLLRYHGLCGGSMGKESGWQAAVPPPVMDVFEHHHQGLLSPQRPTVIVECFASPFNATRPFFFSVFHDTDAAFGSLGNFFACCDVAACIAAVDAAATPSCRAAGTRGESTALDTSADGVATVSSVSQPHCLLRLECNPPFDHEVIAAAFEHLLRWLESASSAMAVSILIVIPDSTQAHAAKVRSIIEKSRFCRWARSLPPRDCLYVHGAHHRDPPAAKELPRRLQGWKRPRDTDGTATAPSRLAVDAGSLICLSCPTRLMVIQDDIAEHACNGAAIGAEVCAAWSQLSHAVSSAAR; this is translated from the coding sequence ATGCAAAGCGCACTGGAAGAGCTCCTGCGATACAGAGCCGCCTTGACCGTGCAGGAGGAACTGGAGCGACTGTGCAAAGCACACCTGCCCATCTCACCTTTCTCAGACGCCAGAGGTCTCCTACCGGGTGCCATCTTTGAAGGCCACCAGAGTCTCGCGGCGACGACCCTACATCCCTCTGATAGCCGGCACCGTGAGTATGTTCAGCAGACACGGGAGTGGGTTCATCCCGTTCTCGACGTTCGCCGGCAGGCGGATGTCGTGGAAGTGGCACAATcagtcgccaccaccaccaccaccgccgcgacgcgCCTGCGCCTGGTGGCGATGCAGTACGTCCAGGGCGACATACTCGGTGTCGTGAAGCCTGCGGAGTTGGCAGACGTCGCTACCGCAGCCACGTGTGTGCAGTCGCCCCGCTCCGTCTCCGTCAAAtacctccgcctcgccacTCCAGAGCCCTTCTACCACGACGCACTCCTCCCAGCACTGGAGGCCATTGAGCCCCACCACGCCTCCAAAAACCTTCTTGACCTGTGGCTGAGCAAGCTGTGCGGCGCGGCCAACAAGATGAGCACCTCCTTCAACCAGAAGCGCAAAACGGCATGGCAGCTAACTGACGAAGCGACCTACATCTTCTACGCCGCACGCaagcagctggcggagcgCATCGTGACGGTGCGAATGCACAGCAGCCAAGACGGTGGAGCGCGGCCGTGGGAGCTAAAGGTACACCTACAAAGCAGGGATGAGCgtctgctggcggtgctggggTCCGCTGTCCTGGCGACTGACGGCGATGGGTCGGCGGAGACGGCCGTTGTGATCGACCTGATGGGAAAGACCGTAGACTCTAGCgagtgggtgtgtctgcggGAGTGGCTGAGGCtctcggcgccgtcgcatGGTAAAGCTCCCTTTTCGCACGAGGGGTCGGATGTGGAGTGGACTGCACTGAGTGATGTAGCGCTTTGCCTTCGCATTCCCGTAAGTGTGGCCGTCGTGCTGCGTTTGCACGCCCGCTACGTTGCTCGATACGCAGCGACGAAGCCTTCGGCGAGTGACAACTTTCTGCACGCTCTGGCGCGCTTGCTGTTGCGCTACCACGGCCTCTGTGGGGGTAGCATGGGGAAGGAGTCGGGCTGGCAAGCCGCCGTGCCGCCCCCGGTGATGGACGTGttcgagcaccaccaccagggATTGCTCTCTCCCCAGCGTCCAACTGTCATCGTGGAGTGTTTTGCGAGCCCCTTCAACGCAACGCGgcccttcttcttttctgtcTTCCATGACACAGATGCTGCATTCGGCTCTCTGGGGAACTTCTTCGCCTGCTGTGACGTTGCGGCGTGCATCGCGGCCGtggatgcggcggcgacgccttCCTGTAGGGCGGCCGGGACCCGAGGGGAGTCCACTGCCCTTGACACCAGTGCTGATGGCGTTGCCACTGTGTCGTCGGTATCGCAGCCGCACTGCCTCTTGCGACTGGAGTGCAACCCTCCGTTCGACCACGAGGTCATTGCGGCAGCCTTTGAGCATCTGCTGCGATGGCTGGAAAGCGCTTCGTCGGCTATGGCCGTATCGATCCTCATCGTCATTCCGGACTccacacaagcgcacgcCGCCAAAGTGCGCTCAATCATCGAGAAGTcccgcttctgccgctgggcgcgctcgctgccaccgcgggACTGTCTCTACGTCCACGGTGCACATCATCGTGACCCTCCCGCAGCAAAGGAATTACCTCGTCGCTTGCAGGGCTGGAAGCGTCCCCGCGACACTGacggcaccgccacagccCCTTCCCGCCTCGCCGTTGATGCAGGCAGCCTCATTTGCTTGTCGTGCCCGACTCGGCTAATGGTCATTCAAGATGACATAGCCGAACACGCGTGCAACGGTGCCGCGATTGGGGCAGAGGTGTGTGCTGCTTGGAGCCAACTATCGCATGCCGTGTCTAGTGCAGCTCGATGA
- a CDS encoding hypothetical protein (TriTrypDB/GeneDB-style sysID: LpmP.35.5670), whose protein sequence is MRNNPSSPLPLHLSALLLLLTGIPAAGKSTFLAAAQRHVLQGDSTSRKVPLFGGRCQGRICSVLQLDKVLADLEAATAHKQHPVAPAGERKFSPLLWRQATRRLLELTQSALRTCITGTVDGDAREDAVVPMVLVEDNMHYRSMRERYYQMCRSLEREVYYAQTPHDSPTTSAQSRQPFIVLFELRFATPLAVCLARNARRGKPQEGAGKDQACESAWVPPPVICSMDALFDHCYARTDRVNPAAGEPCRLNPWQWTTTTQPWGLLVHATQAIETDESWPAVLPETAASFFDVALQQSEAWDACQRQCQEIACTHLQRLREDEDIDEATRRRRAAETALSHAHRLDLQLRGIVHAFLSQRNHRKAHGTESVLSTPQGAALFRKSIAAAKQEAAQRFRVQLRQLGTEKNEPTDTIAVDLLGGSIDDLQELVVQEFQQRVLDLWRDAEVCVLPTSHTQ, encoded by the coding sequence gccatgtcCTTCAAGGCGATAGCACCTCGAGAAAGGTGCCGCTCTTCGGTGGCCGATGTCAAGGTCGCATATGCTCTGTGCTACAGCTCGATAAGGTGCTCGCAGATCTCGAagctgcgacggcgcacaAACAACACCCAGTTGCCCCAGCTGGGGAACGTAAGTTTAgcccgctgctgtggaggcaAGCCACAAGGCGACTTTTGGAACTGACTCAGTCGGCGCTACGCACATGTATCACAGGAACCGTTGACGGCGACGCGAGAGAGGACGCGGTCGTTCCCATGGTGCTTGTAGAAGATAACATGCACTACCGGAGCATGCGAGAGCGCTATTATCAAATGTGTCGAAGCCTAGAAAGAGAAGTGTACTATGCACAGACACCGCACGATTCCCCAACAACCTCGGCACAGTCGCGGCAACCCTTCATTGTACTTTTCGAGCTCCGTTTTGCCACGCCGTTGGCCGTGTGCCTCGCGCGCAACGCGCGACGTGGTAAACCGCAGGAGGGGGCTGGTAAAGACCAGGCATGTGAATCTGCTTGGGTGCCACCGCCGGTGATCTGCTCTATGGACGCTTTGTTCGACCACTGTTACGCGCGCACCGACCGTGTGAACCCTGCAGCAGGGGAGCCGTGCCGTTTGAATCCATGGCAGTGGACTACAACGACGCAGCCGTGGGGGCTCTTGGTGCATGCCACGCAAGCTATTGAGACGGACGAGAGTTGGCCGGCCGTATTGCCGGAAACAGCAGCGAGTTTCTTCGAtgtggcactgcagcagtcTGAGGCGTGGGACGCATGTCAGAGGCAGTGCCAGGAGATCGCCTGCACTCACCTTCAGCGGTTACGCGAAGATGAGGACATTGATGAGGCCACACGTCGCCGGCGGGCTGCCGAGACGGCACTTTCCCACGCCCATCGGCTAGACCTGCAGCTTCGGGGCATCGTACACGCGTTCCTTTCTCAGCGGAATCATCGGAAAGCACATGGCACTGAAAGCGTGTTGTCGACGCCGCAGGGAGCGGCCCTCTTCCGCAAGAGCATTGCAGCCGCCAAGCAAGAGGCCGCACAGCGGTTCAGAGTGCAGCTACGGCAACTGGGTACGGAGAAAAACGAACCGACGGACACGATCGCCGTTGACTTGCTGGGCGGTAGCATCGATGACCTTCAGGAACTGGTTGTCCAAGAGTTCCAGCAGCGTGTTCTGGACCTCTGGCGAGATGCTGAGGTGTGTGTTCTTCCTacgtcacacacacagtga